The following proteins are co-located in the Anas platyrhynchos isolate ZD024472 breed Pekin duck chromosome 1, IASCAAS_PekinDuck_T2T, whole genome shotgun sequence genome:
- the BCAT1 gene encoding branched-chain-amino-acid aminotransferase, cytosolic isoform X1, with amino-acid sequence MLKGCQNECMAGGCSSEATKHVTESFKASDLVIIPATTFKEKPDPNGLVFGTVFTDNMLTIEWSLASGWEKPFIKPLENLSLHPASSSLHYAIELFEGMKAYRGVDGKIRLFRPSLNMDRMARSARRTTLPSFDQNELLECIRKLVEVEKEWVPYSTAASLYIRPTLIGTEPSLGVKKPTKALLYVILSPVGPYFASGSFSPISLWADPKYVRAWKGGTGDCKLGGNYGSSIYAQQEALELGCQQVLWLYGEDHQITEVGTMNLFLYWINEDGENELATPPLDGIILPGVTRQSILDLARNWGEFKVSERYITMSDLTAALEENRVKEMFGAGTACIVCPISKILYKGKHLHIPTMENGPQLTTQFLNKLSDIQYGREDSDWAVLVS; translated from the exons gCTTCAGACTTGGTTATCATTCCAGCTACGACTTTCAAGGAAAAACCAGACCCCAATGGTCTGGTATTTGGAACTGTCTTCACTGATAATATGCTGACGATTGAATGGTCTTTGGCATCAGGATGGGAGAAACCTTTTATTAAACCACTTGAGAACCTCTCATTGCATCCAGCCTCTTCATCTTTGCATTATGCTATAGAA TTGTTTGAAGGAATGAAGGCTTACCGAGGAGTAGATGGCAAAATCCGCCTGTTCCGGCCAAGCCTCAACATGGACAGGATGGCACGATCAGCAAGACGAACAACTCTGCCA agTTTTGACCAGAACGAGCTGTTGGAGTGCATCCGGAAACTTGTGGAAGTAGAAAAGGAGTGGGTCCCATACTCAACTGCTGCCAGCCTGTATATCCGTCCTACCTTAATTGGAACTGAG CCTTCTCTTGGAGTGAAGAAGCCAACTAAAGCCCTACTGTATGTCATACTGAGCCCTGTGGGCCCTTACTTTGCAAGTGGAAGCTTTAGTCCAATATCATTATGGGCAGATCCCAAATATGTAAGAGCCTGGAAAGGAGGAACAGGGGACTGCAAACTGGGAGG gaaTTATGGTTCTTCTATTTATGCCCAGCAAGAAGCCCTGGAGTTAGGCTGCCAGCAGGTTCTGTGGCTCTATGGAGAAGATCACCAAATAACCGAAGTTGGAACAATGAATCTGTTTCTATACTGGATAAATGAAGATGGAG AAAATGAACTGGCAACCCCACCTTTAGATGGCATCATCCTTCCAGGAGTGACAAGACAGAGCATTTTGGATCTGGCACGCAACTGG GGAGAATTTAAAGTGTCTGAGCGATACATCACCATGAGTGACCTGACAGCTGCCTTGGAAGAGAACAGAGTGAAGGAGATGTTTGGTGCTGGAACAGCTTGTATTGTATGTCCTATCTCCAAAATTTTGTACAAGGGCAAg CATTTGCACATTCCAACTATGGAGAATGGACCTCAGTTAACAACCCAATTCCTGAATAAGCTGAGTGATATCCAG taTGGAAGAGAAGACAGCGATTGGGCTGTGCTGGTGTCGTGA
- the BCAT1 gene encoding branched-chain-amino-acid aminotransferase, cytosolic isoform X2, with amino-acid sequence MLKASDLVIIPATTFKEKPDPNGLVFGTVFTDNMLTIEWSLASGWEKPFIKPLENLSLHPASSSLHYAIELFEGMKAYRGVDGKIRLFRPSLNMDRMARSARRTTLPSFDQNELLECIRKLVEVEKEWVPYSTAASLYIRPTLIGTEPSLGVKKPTKALLYVILSPVGPYFASGSFSPISLWADPKYVRAWKGGTGDCKLGGNYGSSIYAQQEALELGCQQVLWLYGEDHQITEVGTMNLFLYWINEDGENELATPPLDGIILPGVTRQSILDLARNWGEFKVSERYITMSDLTAALEENRVKEMFGAGTACIVCPISKILYKGKHLHIPTMENGPQLTTQFLNKLSDIQYGREDSDWAVLVS; translated from the exons gCTTCAGACTTGGTTATCATTCCAGCTACGACTTTCAAGGAAAAACCAGACCCCAATGGTCTGGTATTTGGAACTGTCTTCACTGATAATATGCTGACGATTGAATGGTCTTTGGCATCAGGATGGGAGAAACCTTTTATTAAACCACTTGAGAACCTCTCATTGCATCCAGCCTCTTCATCTTTGCATTATGCTATAGAA TTGTTTGAAGGAATGAAGGCTTACCGAGGAGTAGATGGCAAAATCCGCCTGTTCCGGCCAAGCCTCAACATGGACAGGATGGCACGATCAGCAAGACGAACAACTCTGCCA agTTTTGACCAGAACGAGCTGTTGGAGTGCATCCGGAAACTTGTGGAAGTAGAAAAGGAGTGGGTCCCATACTCAACTGCTGCCAGCCTGTATATCCGTCCTACCTTAATTGGAACTGAG CCTTCTCTTGGAGTGAAGAAGCCAACTAAAGCCCTACTGTATGTCATACTGAGCCCTGTGGGCCCTTACTTTGCAAGTGGAAGCTTTAGTCCAATATCATTATGGGCAGATCCCAAATATGTAAGAGCCTGGAAAGGAGGAACAGGGGACTGCAAACTGGGAGG gaaTTATGGTTCTTCTATTTATGCCCAGCAAGAAGCCCTGGAGTTAGGCTGCCAGCAGGTTCTGTGGCTCTATGGAGAAGATCACCAAATAACCGAAGTTGGAACAATGAATCTGTTTCTATACTGGATAAATGAAGATGGAG AAAATGAACTGGCAACCCCACCTTTAGATGGCATCATCCTTCCAGGAGTGACAAGACAGAGCATTTTGGATCTGGCACGCAACTGG GGAGAATTTAAAGTGTCTGAGCGATACATCACCATGAGTGACCTGACAGCTGCCTTGGAAGAGAACAGAGTGAAGGAGATGTTTGGTGCTGGAACAGCTTGTATTGTATGTCCTATCTCCAAAATTTTGTACAAGGGCAAg CATTTGCACATTCCAACTATGGAGAATGGACCTCAGTTAACAACCCAATTCCTGAATAAGCTGAGTGATATCCAG taTGGAAGAGAAGACAGCGATTGGGCTGTGCTGGTGTCGTGA